The Dethiosulfovibrio peptidovorans DSM 11002 genome has a window encoding:
- a CDS encoding ArgK protein: MILSRGITLIESNVPRHFGPAQELVQRILPNTGNAVRVGITGVPGVGKSTFIEALGYSLCERGYKMAVLAVDPSSGVSGGSILGDKTRMEKLTRGTRAFIRASPSSGTLEGVTRKSREPLLLCEAAGYDAIVVNKADGNNRRKALVTRADYEQILHYLRPATEGWTTGAYACSALTGDGIDDLWKLVTKFEKAMKESGFFQERRARQALQWMDTMVEEYIHHKISQDPSIAKVTIQSLQPGRESDHREP; the protein is encoded by the coding sequence ATGATTCTCTCCAGAGGGATAACCCTTATAGAGAGCAACGTCCCCAGACACTTCGGCCCTGCCCAGGAGCTCGTCCAGAGGATATTACCGAATACTGGAAACGCCGTCAGAGTAGGGATAACAGGGGTTCCCGGAGTCGGGAAGAGCACCTTCATAGAGGCCCTTGGCTACTCACTCTGTGAGAGAGGATACAAGATGGCGGTGCTTGCCGTGGACCCCAGCAGCGGCGTCTCTGGCGGTAGCATACTGGGAGACAAGACCAGGATGGAAAAACTGACCAGGGGAACCAGAGCCTTCATAAGGGCCTCTCCCTCCAGCGGAACTCTGGAAGGTGTCACCAGAAAAAGCAGGGAGCCCCTGCTGCTATGCGAGGCCGCCGGATACGACGCCATAGTGGTCAACAAAGCCGACGGAAACAACCGAAGAAAGGCCCTGGTCACAAGGGCGGACTACGAGCAGATACTTCACTATCTCCGTCCCGCAACGGAGGGATGGACCACCGGAGCCTACGCCTGCTCCGCCCTTACCGGCGACGGTATAGACGACCTATGGAAGCTCGTTACCAAGTTCGAGAAAGCAATGAAGGAATCGGGGTTCTTCCAAGAGAGGAGAGCCAGACAGGCCCTCCAATGGATGGACACCATGGTGGAAGAGTACATTCACCACAAAATCTCTCAGGATCCCTCCATAGCAAAGGTAACTATTCAGTCGCTCCAGCCAGGAAGAGAATCTGACCATCGAGAGCCATAG
- a CDS encoding ABC transporter substrate-binding protein, with protein MRKSTKFFSVILTLGVILSSVAASAGSKIVFADFSWESAQFHNRVAGYILEHGFDREVAYSLTEEMPGFLGLERGDLQLAMETWVDNSIAIWDKITKKGKVLEMGKNYPNAPQGWYVPTFIIEGDPERGIEPLAPDLRSVTDLPKYWKIFQDPENKDKGRFLNGPTGWPISIKNVDRLKAYGLDDTYVNFYAGSGAALAVGIASAYEKGRPVLAYYWEPTPLLGKYDMTKLEEPPYDPKVWKETGMCAFPACRVLKTGNRAFLESEPEIRDFVERYETSLELTSEALAVMDTEGMSGPQAAEWFLKEHPEVWSSWVDEEVRAKVSKALGL; from the coding sequence ATGAGAAAGAGTACGAAGTTTTTCAGTGTAATTTTGACGTTGGGGGTTATTCTCTCCTCCGTGGCGGCCTCGGCTGGGTCTAAGATAGTCTTTGCCGATTTCAGCTGGGAAAGCGCCCAGTTCCACAACAGGGTGGCCGGTTACATACTGGAGCACGGATTCGACCGCGAGGTAGCCTATTCGCTTACCGAGGAGATGCCCGGTTTCCTGGGACTGGAGAGAGGCGATCTTCAGCTTGCCATGGAGACGTGGGTGGATAACTCCATAGCCATCTGGGATAAGATAACGAAGAAGGGGAAGGTCCTGGAGATGGGGAAAAATTACCCCAACGCTCCTCAGGGCTGGTATGTCCCCACGTTCATCATAGAGGGAGATCCCGAGAGAGGGATAGAGCCTCTCGCCCCGGATCTTAGATCGGTTACGGATCTTCCTAAGTACTGGAAGATCTTTCAGGATCCGGAGAACAAGGATAAAGGCCGTTTCCTGAACGGGCCCACCGGTTGGCCGATCAGCATCAAGAACGTCGACAGGCTGAAAGCGTACGGACTCGACGATACATACGTTAACTTTTACGCCGGTTCCGGTGCGGCTCTGGCCGTCGGTATAGCCAGTGCCTACGAAAAGGGAAGGCCGGTTCTGGCCTATTATTGGGAGCCTACCCCTCTGCTCGGAAAATACGACATGACCAAGCTGGAGGAGCCGCCCTACGATCCGAAGGTATGGAAGGAAACTGGTATGTGCGCCTTCCCCGCCTGTAGAGTCCTCAAAACCGGAAACCGTGCATTTCTGGAATCCGAGCCGGAGATCAGGGATTTCGTAGAGAGGTACGAGACCTCCTTAGAGCTGACCAGCGAAGCTCTCGCCGTCATGGATACCGAGGGGATGAGCGGTCCCCAGGCGGCGGAGTGGTTCCTGAAAGAGCATCCCGAGGTGTGGTCGTCCTGGGTAGACGAAGAAGTGAGGGCGAAGGTATCCAAGGCCTTAGGCCTTTAA
- a CDS encoding transposase, giving the protein MTMVEKHQVIKRTCPLSSETIRGHLSVTVKSTIQYGPETTALVSVLNTLGAVSAVASSVEVIKEKVKALPLAHFDETGVRVDKGLRWAHVACNRDYAYISVEKKRGYDGMEWSPPGYFPVSEG; this is encoded by the coding sequence GTGACCATGGTGGAAAAACATCAGGTGATAAAACGAACCTGTCCCTTGTCCAGCGAAACGATAAGGGGTCATCTATCTGTAACCGTGAAGTCCACCATCCAGTATGGTCCGGAGACTACAGCTCTGGTCTCTGTCCTAAATACCCTAGGAGCCGTATCCGCCGTAGCATCCTCTGTGGAGGTCATAAAGGAGAAGGTCAAAGCTCTTCCCTTAGCTCACTTCGACGAAACAGGGGTCCGAGTAGATAAAGGACTCCGCTGGGCTCATGTGGCCTGTAACCGTGACTACGCCTACATCTCCGTCGAGAAGAAGCGAGGCTATGATGGAATGGAATGGTCGCCTCCGGGATACTTCCCTGTTTCAGAGGGATAG
- a CDS encoding DUF6444 domain-containing protein: MLKAIIKSLSERISELEAILKQNSQTSSKPPSSDGYKKPKPTSSRKKSDKSKGAQKGHKGSGL; this comes from the coding sequence ATGCTCAAGGCGATAATCAAGAGCCTTAGCGAGAGGATCTCTGAGCTCGAAGCCATCCTGAAACAAAACAGCCAGACCAGCTCCAAGCCTCCTTCCAGCGACGGCTATAAAAAGCCCAAGCCGACCAGCTCCCGGAAGAAAAGCGACAAGAGTAAAGGGGCTCAGAAAGGCCATAAAGGAAGTGGCCTTTAG
- a CDS encoding IS66 family transposase, which produces MVASGILPCFRGIAVHDFWRPYERFDVNHVYCNAHLIRELKGIHENTGQEWALKLRKLLVWVQHKKKAFIVAGKDRFSPYCCRYRIDKPFDELLASGLAQNPLPIGKGTRGRPKKGKARNLLERFRDHKEEILLYSRDFAIPFDNNEAERNIRNFKAKLKISGCFRTSEGASDYAKIMSFLITAKKNSINIFEAMSMALDGQILFLAGATE; this is translated from the coding sequence ATGGTCGCCTCCGGGATACTTCCCTGTTTCAGAGGGATAGCTGTCCATGACTTCTGGCGCCCCTACGAGAGGTTTGACGTAAACCACGTCTACTGCAACGCCCATCTTATTCGGGAGCTGAAAGGCATCCACGAAAACACCGGCCAGGAATGGGCTTTAAAGCTGAGAAAACTCCTGGTATGGGTCCAGCACAAGAAGAAGGCGTTTATCGTGGCCGGTAAGGACCGTTTTTCCCCTTATTGCTGCCGCTACAGGATCGACAAACCCTTCGATGAATTACTTGCCTCCGGTCTGGCCCAAAACCCTCTACCTATTGGAAAGGGGACAAGAGGCAGGCCCAAAAAAGGCAAGGCCAGGAACCTCCTGGAGAGATTTAGGGACCATAAGGAGGAGATCCTGCTCTATTCCAGGGACTTTGCGATCCCCTTCGACAATAACGAGGCTGAGCGAAACATCCGCAACTTCAAAGCGAAGCTTAAAATATCGGGCTGCTTCCGAACCTCGGAAGGGGCTAGTGACTATGCCAAAATAATGTCGTTTCTCATCACGGCGAAGAAAAACTCGATCAATATATTCGAGGCCATGTCTATGGCTCTCGATGGTCAGATTCTCTTCCTGGCTGGAGCGACTGAATAG